Part of the Candidatus Methanomethylicota archaeon genome, GATAGATGCCCCATGGGAGGATATAAGTGGATTTGGAGGAGATAAACTCATAGCCAAAAAGATCATATTCCTCTACTATCCAGAAAAAATAATACCCATATTCAAAACAAACCAAATGGAACACATAATTGAGAAATTAGGCTTAAGTGAGGATGAACTTGACAATAAGGCTAAAGAAATCTACAAGAAAGATTATGACGATTTAACACTTGGAGAAAAATATGAACTCCTCAACAGCATCCTCCTGGAAATAAAGAATAATATTGAAGAATTCAAAAATTGGGATAATGTATGCTTCATGTGGTTCCTAGACTCAACATACCCCTACACCAGAAAAGAAAGTAGAAAAGGTAAACCTAAACTCACACCACTAATCCATAAAGGGGTCCTATTCTCACCAATAGACGAACTTGGAGTAGCATGCCTATTCTTCATGTACCACGAGAAACTAGGCTTCCCATACATAGTGAAAGTCTCAAATAAATTCCCAGACGTTAAAGCAATAGATACAAGTGGAGAGCCCGTATCCATAGAATTAGAGTACAGAGCATCAGACTTCATAAACCACGGACATCCACCAGAAGACTGCGACTACATAATATGCTGGGAAAACGACCTAAAAGAAACTCCAACCAGCGAATTCCCACAAATAATATCCCTAAAAGATGAAATACCAAAACTAACCAAGACAATATGAGGAGGTTCCCATGATTAAATGCTTAATTTACAATGGAGGTCCTCAAGTAGAGCTCATTAAGACCTAAAGGTGTTAAAAATGTCTTTCAGAAGGCTTGTTGAAGAATGGATCCCTCTTAAAGAGGTTAATAGATCTAGTGAAACTGAGCAGGGGTTTATCAGAGCCCCTAAGATTAGTAATCTCCATCCCTGGCCTGCTAGACGTCCATATGCTAATGCAAGGGCTTTAACGCTTGCCTCCATCTTACCCAGTAATTTTAGTCGAGACCTGTTTAATGAAGGTATTGGACTTAACGAAATAAGCAACGTACCATATGAAATTTTATATCTCGTCCAGCCTGATAGAAAATTGATTGCTGACATTGTTAAAAGTGGAGTTGGCCGGTCACTTAATGATATAATAGTAGTTGATCCTATGGCTGGTGGTGGCAGTATTCCTTTGGAGGCTTTGAGGCTAGGCTTTAAAACCATAGCCATGGAATATAATCCTGTTGCATATTTGATTCTTAAAGCTACGCTTGAGTATCCTGCTAAGTATGGTATGAAGCTTTATGAGGAGGTTAAGGCTGAAGCTAAAAAGCTCATAAACTGGGCTTCAGAGGAACTTGGTAAATACTATTCTGAGGATGCGACAAATTACATAATCGCTAGGGGATATAAATGCATGTCTTGTGGAGGGCTTATACCGATAATACATAGTACTAAGCTTGGGAAGAATGGTCCATACATAAAGTTCACCTTCAACAAGGAAAGCAAAAGCTTCAATGTGGACATTTCAAGTGTTGAAACTGAGTTTGAAAGACTTAGATGTCCATACTGCAATAACCCAGTCGTTGAAGATGTAGCTTTCCGAGACTGGATTTCAAGACATAAGAAGCTTTTAGAAATAGCATTAAGTGGAGATTTCAAAAGAGCTAAAGAATCTATTGAAGAACTCGTTCAAACTCATATACTACTAGTCAAACAGACTGAAGAAGGGTTCGCAACAACCTATAAGGGAGATGTAGATAGGTTCATTGAGGCATATTTAGATCTCGCCAGACTTGTGGGAGATTTAAGGGGATTCATACCATTAGAACCAATACCGAAGGAGAACGACGTATTCAAACCAGTGACCGATGTAGGAATAGAATACTGGTATGAGCTTTTTAACCCAAGACAGCTCCTAATTCTAGCAAAACTGCTTAGATATGTCAAGTTAAGAACTAAAGAATTAATTGAAGAAAAAGGTAATCTTGGAGTGGCAATAGCCCTTTACTTGGCATTTGGCATAAATAAATTAATGAACTTTAATAACATTACGACAGAATGGGATGATAGTACTAAAACCATAAGGGAACTTATGGATCATTATGCCAGGACAAGAAAGGTTGACCTTGGCCTCGAGTATTGTGAAATGCCTCCTATAGCTAAAGATCTGCGTAAATCGTTAGGTTGGGTTTTTGAGCCTGATGTTGAGAAGCCTACGGCTACGCGTGGTGGTATATGTCCCGTGGTTAGGCATTTATGTTCTTGGGTTGGCGGGTTGGGCGATAGGGTTGATGTTTTTATGGCTGATGCTATGGCTCTCTCTAAGATTTTGGGTGAAAGGAGTGTTGACGTTATTAATGTGGATCCGCCATATCTTGATCAGCACACTTACAGCGATGTGAGTGAGTTCTTCTGGCAGATTTTGAGGATAGCGTTAGCTCCAGCCATAGATTCTGGCTACCTTTTCACTAGAGGTGAACGTGGAGCGGCTGAGCTTTTCGTAGCGGGTTGGAGCCCCATACTCTCAACAGTTCCTAGGGATTCAGAGCTTATAGAGAGGAAATCTGTTAAATCTCTGATTAAGGGTGATGATTTTAATAAGATTATGAAGCGTATGGGGATACTGCATACTAGAGATTGGTATGTAAGGGGCATGTATCTATTCTTCCGGGAAGCTTATAGAACGCTTAAAGATGATGGTATTCTCATAGTCTGGTTCACCCACAGCGACCCAGAAGCTTGGGAAAGCATCATAAGCGCCCTTTATGCTTCAGGATTCGCTGTTACAAAGGTTTGGACTATTAAAACTGAGATGGCTGAGAGACGTGTGGCGTTGGCTGGGTCAGCATTTTTCTCAAGCTTGGCTATCATCGCTAGAAAGGCTCGTGAAAGAGTTATTGTTGGTACTACAAATGTTGGAGAACTCTTGATGAATGAGGAAGTTAAACAAGCTATAGTTTCAAGTACTGTTGATGCCCTTCAAAGTGCTGAGGAGTCTGGTGCTTCGGGGTATGAGAAGTATATTATGGCTTTGGCGGGAGCTATAGCTGGTGCTACAAGGATATGGAATCCTATACTTGAATCTACGCCAATTAAGCAAACTACTGGAACTTTAGAAGAGTTTGTTGGAGCTGAAGGTTTGGAGGTAAAAGATATTTCTAGGTTTGTGAGAATACTACTTTTCTTTAGGAAGAACTTATATCCGGTAGCCCTTTATCATGGTGTTTCAAGGGTATTGGAGGGGACCATTAAGGAGGTTTTTGAGAAGGCTGGCTTAG contains:
- a CDS encoding DUF1156 domain-containing protein codes for the protein MSFRRLVEEWIPLKEVNRSSETEQGFIRAPKISNLHPWPARRPYANARALTLASILPSNFSRDLFNEGIGLNEISNVPYEILYLVQPDRKLIADIVKSGVGRSLNDIIVVDPMAGGGSIPLEALRLGFKTIAMEYNPVAYLILKATLEYPAKYGMKLYEEVKAEAKKLINWASEELGKYYSEDATNYIIARGYKCMSCGGLIPIIHSTKLGKNGPYIKFTFNKESKSFNVDISSVETEFERLRCPYCNNPVVEDVAFRDWISRHKKLLEIALSGDFKRAKESIEELVQTHILLVKQTEEGFATTYKGDVDRFIEAYLDLARLVGDLRGFIPLEPIPKENDVFKPVTDVGIEYWYELFNPRQLLILAKLLRYVKLRTKELIEEKGNLGVAIALYLAFGINKLMNFNNITTEWDDSTKTIRELMDHYARTRKVDLGLEYCEMPPIAKDLRKSLGWVFEPDVEKPTATRGGICPVVRHLCSWVGGLGDRVDVFMADAMALSKILGERSVDVINVDPPYLDQHTYSDVSEFFWQILRIALAPAIDSGYLFTRGERGAAELFVAGWSPILSTVPRDSELIERKSVKSLIKGDDFNKIMKRMGILHTRDWYVRGMYLFFREAYRTLKDDGILIVWFTHSDPEAWESIISALYASGFAVTKVWTIKTEMAERRVALAGSAFFSSLAIIARKARERVIVGTTNVGELLMNEEVKQAIVSSTVDALQSAEESGASGYEKYIMALAGAIAGATRIWNPILESTPIKQTTGTLEEFVGAEGLEVKDISRFVRILLFFRKNLYPVALYHGVSRVLEGTIKEVFEKAGLEKTLIEKMVKDILSVDKDSKAYLLLWMATRFSEESTIEYDFGEKMCKVIGTDLDRLKHLGLLEAKGRESTRRVVYGGQVTDLIKRRVEILDKTVSGMALRLTKTLADIPATEEAEKAAKRVKTLLPVSRQVVAVSLFLLLTAKEEELESFGIKLNKPFIENVLKLLYEG